One window of Mytilus edulis unplaced genomic scaffold, xbMytEdul2.2 SCAFFOLD_1131, whole genome shotgun sequence genomic DNA carries:
- the LOC139509649 gene encoding golgin subfamily A member 6-like protein 1: MRPSSQIEAKCWLCPMTFRTRRQLKNHLAAAPHKRLSVICVWCPEEKSYRRMVDLKEHVMAHHRSKIELMPYSFLSENNGFWMANYPETYAKVILPSNENSQEAMKARIEVLEFLNRVDNTNRKKEEWTLGWKCPKEMELSIKEEYITDIKTSCELFPGKQTKAATNQLSPLKTPSTSDIILEDDSDNEEPEILEEPTSQKKSRKTTEKEEERYVEKRKKKTNHQEQKAKKIKKGKDYKKQDEEMTLTEEGQKRTEKQEQEEIKRKEEEHKKQETRKQEEEVRLKEAEQKRKEKQEQEEIKRKEEEHKKQETRKQEEEVRLKEAEQKRKEKQEQEEIRQKEEERKKQEKQKQDEEIRMKEEELRRQEEAETKRLAEETRSNEAELMRLQEGENLQSEQFYTASERADKLLRRGGMPLFPAGRREWEKEEIVTLITIPAEVKWPPKNWKNMTPEQRYFNWEYASIALELNTGKQLQFSKEELLLKYHFLALPGTKTPQSTEGNTMTVKSRYYLYQAIANIIKSKTDDPTTLQLLDMIEASSSKRDTSTDIILNKIDAVGVQLRLGEDQ, translated from the exons ATGAGACCATCATCCCAAATTGAGGCAAAGTGTTGGCTGTGTCCCATGACGTTTAGGACAAGGAGACAACTGAAAAATCATCTGGCAGCTGCCCCACACAAAAGGCTTTCGGTCATTTGTGTTTGGTGTCCTGAAGAGAAGTCCTACAGGAGGATGGTTGACCTTAAGGAGCATGTCATGGCTCACCACCGCAGTAAAATAGAACTGATGCCTTATAGCTTCCTGAGCGAAAACAATGGGTTTTGGATGGCAAACTACCCAGAGACATATGCTAAGGTAATCCTACCATCAAATGAGAATTCTCAAGAAGCAATGAAAGCCAGGATTGAGGTTCTGGAATTTTTAAACAGGGTGGACAACACCAACAGAAAGAAAGAGGAATGGACTCTAGGGTGGAAGTGTCCGAAGGAGATG GAATTATCAATAAAGGAGGAGTATATAACGGATATAAAAACATCATGCGAATTATTCCCAGGAAAACAGACAAAAGCCGCCACAAATCAACTATCACCACTGAAAACACCATCAACATCTGATATCATTTTGGAAGACGACAGCGACAATGAAGAACCAGAGATTTTAGAGGAACCAACAAGCCAGAAGAAGAGTAGAAAGACGACCGAGAAAGAAGAAGAGAGATATGtagagaaaagaaagaaaaagactaACCACCAGGAACAGAAggcaaagaaaataaagaaaggaAAGGATTACAAGAAACAGGATGAGGAAATGACATTAACAGAGGAAGGACAAAAGAGAACGGAAAAACAGGAACAGGAGGAGATCAAACGGAAGGAGGAAGAACATAAGAAGCAGGAAACACGGAAACAGGAGGAGGAAGTCAGATTAAAGGAAGCAGAACAAAAGAGAAAGGAAAAACAGGAACAGGAGGAGATCAAACGGAAGGAGGAAGAACATAAGAAGCAGGAAACACGGAAACAGGAGGAGGAAGTCAGACTAAAGGAAGCAGAACAAAAGAGAAAGGAAAAACAGGAACAGGAGGAGATCAGACAGAAGGAGGAAGAACGTAAGAAGCAGGAAAAACAGAAACAGGATGAGGAAATTAGAATGAAAGAGGAAGAACTAAGGAGACAGGAGGAGGCAGAAACCAAGAGATTAGCAGAAGAAACCAGGTCAAATGAAGCAGAACTAATGAGACTACAGGAAGGAGAGAACCTGCAAAGTGAACAGTTTTACACTGCCAGTGAAAGAGCAGACAAACTTTTAAGGAGAGGTGGGATGCCACTTTTCCCAGCTGGGAGGAGGGAATGGGAAAAAGAAGAAATCGTAACTTTGATTACCATACCAGCTGAAGTGAAATGGCCCCCGAAGAACTGGAAAAACATGACCCCTGAACAAAGATATTTCAATTGGGAGTATGCTAGCATTGCATTGGAGTTAAACACCGGGAAACAGCTTCAATTTTCAAAGGAGGAGCTTCTATTAAAGTATCACTTTTTGGCACTTCCAGGCACGAAAACCCCACAATCAACAGAGGGCAATACAATGACAGTTAAGTCTAGATACTATCTGTACCAAGCAATTGCCAATATCATTAAGAGTAAAACAGACGATCCCACCACCTTACAATTGCTTGATATGATTGAAGCATCATCATCAAAGAGAGACACATCAACAGACATTATCTTGAACAAAATTGATGCAGTGGGTGTACAACTTAGACTTGGTGAAGACCAATGA